A window of Fundidesulfovibrio soli contains these coding sequences:
- a CDS encoding FliI/YscN family ATPase: protein MDAQACMSLLDGLDPVRTYGKVSKVVGLIAEGKGIKAPLGAVCQLMPEGCTDAEAGIPAEVVGFRDDSCLLMPYGDLRGVGQGCLICNTATPPLLPVGRRFLGRVIDAFGNPIDDKGPIDPRRYYPLFNDPPPPMSRPRISEPMDVGVRAINGLLTLGKGQRVGIMAGSGVGKSTLMGMIARNTKADVNVIGLVGERGREVVEFIEKDLGPEGLARSVLVVATSDQSPLVRMRAAYAATAMAEFFRDQGADVILMMDSVTRFAMAGREVGLAAGEPPTTRGYTPSVFAHLPKLLERAGRSAAGSITGIYTVLVDGDDFNEPIADAVRSILDGHMVLTRDLADQGHFPAIDVLKSISRLRSDVTGKEDLQAGREIIRMLATYRRVEDMVNIGAYQAGANPEIDQALRMIGPIRAYLQQHVGEAESLEGSFAALHGLLAQTSG from the coding sequence ATGGACGCCCAAGCCTGCATGAGCCTGCTCGACGGCCTGGACCCCGTGCGCACCTACGGCAAGGTGAGCAAGGTGGTGGGCCTCATCGCCGAGGGCAAGGGCATCAAGGCCCCGCTCGGCGCGGTCTGCCAGCTCATGCCCGAAGGCTGCACCGACGCGGAGGCAGGCATCCCCGCCGAGGTGGTGGGCTTCCGGGACGACTCCTGCCTGCTCATGCCCTACGGCGACCTGCGCGGCGTCGGCCAGGGCTGCCTGATCTGCAACACGGCCACCCCGCCGCTGCTGCCCGTGGGCAGGCGCTTCCTGGGCCGCGTCATCGACGCCTTCGGCAACCCCATCGACGACAAGGGCCCCATCGACCCCAGGCGCTACTACCCCCTGTTCAACGACCCGCCGCCCCCCATGAGCCGCCCGCGCATCAGCGAGCCCATGGACGTGGGCGTGCGCGCCATCAACGGCCTGCTCACCCTGGGCAAGGGCCAGCGCGTGGGCATCATGGCCGGTTCGGGCGTGGGCAAGTCCACGCTCATGGGCATGATCGCGCGCAACACCAAGGCCGACGTGAACGTCATCGGCCTGGTGGGCGAGCGCGGCCGCGAGGTGGTGGAGTTCATCGAGAAGGACCTGGGCCCCGAAGGCCTGGCCCGCTCCGTGCTGGTGGTGGCCACCTCGGACCAGAGCCCCCTGGTGCGCATGCGCGCGGCCTACGCGGCCACGGCCATGGCCGAATTCTTCCGGGACCAGGGCGCGGACGTGATCCTGATGATGGACTCCGTGACCCGCTTCGCCATGGCCGGGCGCGAAGTGGGCCTGGCCGCCGGAGAGCCGCCCACCACGCGCGGCTACACCCCCTCCGTTTTCGCCCACCTGCCCAAGCTGCTGGAGCGCGCCGGGCGCAGCGCCGCCGGCTCCATCACCGGCATCTACACCGTGCTGGTGGACGGCGACGACTTCAACGAGCCCATCGCCGACGCCGTGCGCTCCATCCTGGACGGGCACATGGTGCTCACCCGCGACCTGGCCGACCAGGGCCACTTCCCGGCCATCGACGTGCTGAAGAGCATCAGCCGCCTGCGCTCCGACGTGACCGGCAAGGAGGACCTCCAGGCCGGGCGCGAGATCATCCGCATGCTGGCCACCTACCGCCGCGTGGAAGACATGGTGAACATCGGGGCCTACCAGGCCGGGGCCAACCCCGAGATCGACCAGGCCCTGCGCATGATCGGCCCCATCCGCGCCTACCTGCAGCAGCACGTGGGCGAGGCCGAGAGCCTTGAGGGCTCCTTCGCGGCCCTGCACGGGCTGCTGGCCCAGACCTCGGGCTGA
- the fliG gene encoding flagellar motor switch protein FliG yields the protein MNLTGPQKTAVLCLALGDKFCSEVFKRMERGDIARISKAMLEIDTVEKEDVEEVLREFNESMQYGQDLLVGGADTVKRMLSKTLDSDTAKYIMDSLEISSGPIPFQELGNTSPRILAQILRNEHPQTLALILGHLQPDQAAELLQNLPSGVRAEVLLRLARLEAVAEEMLVEVDRVLQNQLIAMGGKEGKKVGGVPAVAEILNAVDRATEEEVLSEIEEESAQMAEDIRNLMFVFEDVKVLDDRSIRELLKEVSNEELTQALKGASDELKEKFFKNLSERAATMIREDLEIMGPVRLADVESAQQNVVKTVRRLEAEGKIAIGRGGGDVFI from the coding sequence ATGAACCTGACCGGACCGCAAAAGACCGCCGTTCTCTGCCTGGCGCTCGGCGACAAATTCTGCTCCGAGGTGTTCAAACGCATGGAGCGCGGCGACATCGCCCGCATCTCCAAAGCCATGCTGGAAATCGACACCGTGGAGAAGGAGGACGTCGAGGAGGTGCTCAGGGAGTTCAACGAGTCCATGCAGTACGGTCAGGACCTGCTGGTGGGCGGCGCGGACACCGTGAAGCGCATGCTCAGCAAGACCCTGGACTCCGACACGGCCAAGTACATCATGGACTCGCTGGAGATCTCCTCCGGCCCCATCCCCTTCCAGGAGCTGGGCAACACCTCGCCGCGCATCCTGGCCCAGATCCTGCGCAACGAGCATCCGCAGACCCTGGCGCTCATCCTGGGCCACCTGCAGCCGGACCAGGCCGCGGAGCTGCTCCAGAACCTGCCCTCGGGCGTGCGCGCCGAAGTGCTCCTGCGCCTGGCTAGGCTGGAGGCCGTGGCCGAGGAGATGCTCGTGGAGGTGGACCGGGTGCTCCAGAACCAGCTCATCGCCATGGGCGGCAAGGAAGGCAAGAAGGTGGGCGGCGTGCCCGCGGTGGCCGAGATCCTCAACGCGGTGGACCGCGCCACGGAAGAGGAAGTCCTCTCCGAGATCGAGGAGGAGTCCGCCCAGATGGCCGAGGACATCCGCAACCTCATGTTCGTGTTCGAGGACGTCAAGGTTCTGGACGACCGCTCCATCCGCGAGCTGCTCAAGGAGGTCTCCAACGAGGAGCTGACCCAGGCCCTCAAGGGCGCCTCCGACGAGCTCAAGGAGAAGTTCTTCAAGAACCTCTCCGAGCGCGCGGCCACCATGATCCGCGAAGATCTGGAGATCATGGGCCCCGTCCGGCTGGCGGACGTGGAGTCGGCCCAGCAGAACGTGGTCAAAACCGTGCGCAGGCTGGAGGCCGAGGGCAAGATAGCCATCGGCAGAGGCGGCGGCGATGTCTTCATCTGA
- a CDS encoding FliH/SctL family protein → MSSSDPSRGLLPGNARVVMGIGANGPTEMTVHEIEGAKTQTLDEKTELEFWARVRAKAQAKAREILEQALAEAEAVRAQAREEGFHQGLAEASQACEAQLAAMGGTLAGTMQGIEAERPRLWAVHRQEFAALLKMAVEKVLHTELSQRRQEILSNLLDQAIDLMDTRKGFTVLVSPQDEETVAHLLEEAKKAHQGMGHWRVKADPSLEAGGVRLESDAGIVDNSVDTRFEQISDLLDRVGFDDAQP, encoded by the coding sequence ATGTCTTCATCTGATCCGTCACGCGGCCTGCTGCCCGGCAACGCCAGGGTGGTCATGGGCATCGGGGCCAACGGTCCCACCGAGATGACCGTCCACGAGATCGAGGGCGCCAAGACCCAGACCCTGGACGAGAAGACCGAGCTGGAGTTCTGGGCCAGGGTCCGGGCCAAAGCCCAGGCCAAGGCCCGCGAGATACTGGAGCAGGCCCTGGCCGAGGCCGAGGCCGTGCGCGCCCAGGCCCGGGAGGAAGGCTTCCACCAGGGGCTGGCCGAGGCGTCCCAGGCCTGCGAGGCCCAGCTGGCCGCCATGGGCGGCACCCTGGCCGGGACCATGCAGGGCATCGAGGCGGAGCGCCCCAGGCTCTGGGCCGTGCACCGTCAGGAATTCGCCGCCCTGCTCAAGATGGCGGTGGAGAAGGTGCTGCACACGGAGCTTTCCCAGCGCCGCCAGGAGATTCTCTCCAACCTGCTGGACCAGGCCATCGACCTGATGGACACCCGCAAGGGCTTCACCGTGCTGGTGAGCCCCCAGGACGAAGAGACCGTGGCCCACCTGCTGGAGGAGGCCAAGAAGGCCCACCAGGGCATGGGCCACTGGCGCGTCAAGGCGGACCCGTCCCTGGAGGCCGGAGGCGTGCGCCTGGAATCCGACGCGGGCATCGTGGACAACTCCGTGGACACCCGCTTCGAACAGATTTCCGACCTTCTGGACCGCGTCGGCTTCGACGACGCCCAGCCCTGA